GCACCAGTTCGAACCGATTGGGGATCTTGAGGACGCAGTCCTCGACGGTAACGCGGGCCATGCAAACCCTCCAGAAAGCGTAAGGTCAGGGGGACGGTCCGGGCGGCGCAAAGCTGCCCGGGGGACCGGCATATATAGAGACTAGGCCGGCGGTTTGCAACCAGATCGACCGATTACAAACGTTCCGCCGCCTGATCGGCGGCAAGGGCGGCGATCAGGGTGTCGATCGGTTGGTCAAGAACCGGGTGGCGCCAGTCGGGCGCGATCTCGCGCAAGGGGAATAAAACGAAACCGCGCTCGGCCATGCGCGGATGGGGCAGCAGCGGCGGCGCCCCGGTCCGGCGCAGCTCGTCATAATCAAGCAAATCGAGATCAAGGGTGCGGGCGGCATTGATCTCGCCGCGCCGACGCCCGAATTGATCCTCAAGGCGATGAAGCAGCCCGAGCAGGGCGACGGGGTCGAGGTCGGTGACCAGACGGGCCACGCCGTTCACGTAATCGGGCTGATCGGACGGTGGAACCGGGCTCGTCCGATACCAGGCGGAGCGGGCGGCGACCACCACTCCGGCGTCCTCAAGGGCGACCAACGCCGCGTCAAGTGTATCCCTGGGCGAGCCGGCCGGACCGGCCAGATTGGCGCCGAGAGCGATATAGATCATCGAGCGATTTCTCCTGGAAGGCCGTGCTTGCAGCGCGCCCACAAAACGCTTACGTAATTGGGCGGTAGGACCCGCTGATTTATAAGGTGTGTCTACTTTCCAATACTGGATAATGATAATTCTTTTTTTGTGTGAGGCTATCTAATGATCTTTTATCCCCAGGAGCGAATCGGCCTGTTCATCGACGGTTCGAATCTCTACGCCGCCGCCAGGGCGCTGGGTTTCGATATCGACTATAAGCGCCTGCTTGAGCTCTTCGCCGCCAAGGGCCGGCTGATCCGGGCGTTTTATTATACCGCCCTGGTGGAGGATCAGGAATATTCCCCGATCCGCCCGCTGGTCGACTGGCTGGACTATAACGGCTATACCATGGTCACCAAGCCGACCAAGGAATTCACCGACGCCACCGGCCGACGCAAGATCAAAGGCAATATGGACATCGAATTGGCCATCGATGTCATGGAAATGGCGCCCCATCTCGACCATATCGTTCTTTTTTCGGGCGATGGCGATTTCCGCCGGCTGGTCGACGCGGTCCAGCGCAAGGGCCTGCGGGTGACCGTGGTCAGCACCGTGCGCTCGCAGCCGCCGATGGTCGCCGACGAGTTGCGCCGTCAGGCCGATACCTTCATCGAACTCCTTGATCTCGAACCCAGCATCGCCCGGGCGCCCTTGCACCGCGAGCCGCCGCCCTCCGCCCTCGCCGCGTCCCATCATGACGATGATGACGAGGACGATGAGGACGACGAGGACGA
The DNA window shown above is from Rhodospirillum rubrum ATCC 11170 and carries:
- the folK gene encoding 2-amino-4-hydroxy-6-hydroxymethyldihydropteridine diphosphokinase — its product is MIYIALGANLAGPAGSPRDTLDAALVALEDAGVVVAARSAWYRTSPVPPSDQPDYVNGVARLVTDLDPVALLGLLHRLEDQFGRRRGEINAARTLDLDLLDYDELRRTGAPPLLPHPRMAERGFVLFPLREIAPDWRHPVLDQPIDTLIAALAADQAAERL
- a CDS encoding NYN domain-containing protein, with protein sequence MIFYPQERIGLFIDGSNLYAAARALGFDIDYKRLLELFAAKGRLIRAFYYTALVEDQEYSPIRPLVDWLDYNGYTMVTKPTKEFTDATGRRKIKGNMDIELAIDVMEMAPHLDHIVLFSGDGDFRRLVDAVQRKGLRVTVVSTVRSQPPMVADELRRQADTFIELLDLEPSIARAPLHREPPPSALAASHHDDDDEDDEDDEDEDDQIDQYMPK